Proteins co-encoded in one Candidatus Paceibacterota bacterium genomic window:
- a CDS encoding DUF1294 domain-containing protein codes for MNLLVLLGLLALPVMAGLRLGGYFLWAGVYGGIVSALTYWAYAADKRRAQERAWRLPEARLHMLELLGGWPGAFLAQRRLRHKCSKGSYQAVFWLIVLVYQFAAFDSLQDWRFCRAALNRIEANSDGQG; via the coding sequence ATGAACTTGCTGGTGCTCCTTGGCCTGCTAGCGCTGCCGGTAATGGCCGGGCTGCGGTTGGGTGGATATTTCCTATGGGCTGGCGTTTACGGGGGGATTGTGAGCGCGCTCACGTATTGGGCGTACGCGGCGGACAAGCGGCGGGCGCAGGAGCGCGCGTGGCGGCTGCCCGAGGCGCGGCTCCATATGCTGGAGTTGCTTGGGGGGTGGCCCGGCGCATTCCTGGCGCAGCGGCGGCTGCGGCATAAGTGTTCCAAGGGCAGTTACCAGGCCGTATTTTGGCTGATTGTGCTCGTGTATCAGTTCGCCGCATTTGATTCGCTCCAGGACTGGCGGTTTTGCCGTGCGGCCCTGAACCGGATCGAGGCCAACTCCGACGGTCAAGGATAG
- a CDS encoding small basic protein codes for MSQHRSLRATATLGGKRNVLKRFERVELLKKRGQWKAGDRITGLRKTKKDA; via the coding sequence ATGTCACAGCATCGGAGTCTGCGCGCGACGGCCACATTGGGCGGCAAGCGAAACGTGCTCAAGCGTTTTGAGCGGGTAGAACTGCTTAAGAAACGCGGCCAGTGGAAAGCGGGAGACCGCATCACCGGGCTGCGCAAGACCAAGAAAGACGCTTAA
- a CDS encoding M48 family metalloprotease yields MAHWWSRRYEYQADAFASQVMNEPRSLIGALRKLNEKNLSNLTPHPLYSGFYYSHPTLLERERALSGAQV; encoded by the coding sequence GTGGCGCATTGGTGGTCGCGGCGTTACGAATACCAGGCGGATGCCTTTGCGTCGCAGGTCATGAATGAGCCGCGTTCGCTGATTGGTGCACTGCGCAAGTTGAACGAGAAGAACTTGAGCAACCTCACTCCTCATCCGCTCTACAGCGGGTTTTATTACTCACACCCGACATTGCTCGAGCGCGAGCGGGCGCTGTCCGGGGCGCAGGTGTGA